Proteins encoded together in one Neobacillus sp. FSL H8-0543 window:
- a CDS encoding sulfite exporter TauE/SafE family protein — protein MYSLMSQFSSFMSKPFFVLANSLESWPIIFAFILGIVGALAPCQLTGNISAVTLYGNRSIQQKIVWKDILSFTLGKVVAFSLLGALVWIVGRDIQENLTYYFPWIRKIMGPILIIVGIYMMGFIKLRGTINLFKGSKEYKQETPFGSFMLGFSFSLAFCPTMFILFFVTLMPIVLGSPYGFILPSIFAFGTALPLLIFIFIIWYLGGGGILMKKGRKIGVVIQRLSGIFMLFLGIVDTLTYW, from the coding sequence ATGTATAGTCTTATGAGTCAATTTAGCTCTTTCATGAGTAAACCATTTTTCGTCCTGGCAAATAGCCTGGAATCATGGCCAATCATTTTTGCCTTCATATTAGGAATTGTAGGTGCATTGGCACCCTGTCAACTTACCGGCAATATTAGTGCTGTTACACTCTATGGTAACCGCTCCATTCAACAGAAAATTGTATGGAAGGATATCTTAAGCTTTACTTTAGGTAAAGTGGTGGCTTTTTCCTTATTGGGTGCTCTCGTATGGATAGTAGGAAGAGACATACAAGAAAATCTCACATACTATTTCCCATGGATTCGCAAAATAATGGGACCGATATTAATCATTGTAGGGATATATATGATGGGGTTCATAAAACTCAGGGGAACAATCAATTTATTTAAAGGATCGAAGGAATACAAACAGGAAACGCCTTTTGGCTCCTTTATGTTAGGTTTCAGTTTTTCACTAGCCTTTTGTCCTACAATGTTTATCCTGTTTTTTGTCACCTTGATGCCAATTGTGTTAGGAAGCCCTTATGGGTTTATCCTTCCTTCCATCTTTGCCTTTGGAACCGCGCTGCCGCTGCTCATTTTTATTTTCATTATTTGGTACCTGGGCGGGGGAGGAATATTAATGAAAAAAGGAAGGAAGATTGGTGTTGTCATCCAACGACTCTCTGGTATCTTTATGTTATTTTTAGGGATAGTAGATACTCTTACATATTGGTAA
- a CDS encoding restriction endonuclease, translating to MNRGYAGFYKEHYLRSSYEYAYARYLDYYSIPWGYEDITFDLGYKIYKPDFFFYDLKGNLQKVVEIKSRNEKAKADARKALDIIKNRYNIDCELLSYEELLELYKTLPFSLTSIITKWIESKDTTIHKAAHGELNGHFNLRHSESAKKKIGEHTKRLWNSDSLSRQRMIEGLKKSGIKKGYIKTKRENRMCKECTEEFETLVTSQRKYCSQKCAGKVAIRLATDRYVEKRTFIHHHIREYIIQWSIDNKKIVSETPFNKIKTTIHPLIKDIQNQFGVKDFRVISKAVFGEDCGRKELIKFMKDVCNEKIC from the coding sequence ATGAATAGAGGATATGCAGGATTCTACAAAGAACATTATTTAAGAAGTTCTTATGAATACGCTTATGCTAGATACCTTGATTATTATTCCATACCATGGGGTTATGAGGACATTACCTTTGATTTAGGGTATAAAATATATAAACCTGATTTCTTTTTCTACGATCTAAAAGGCAATTTGCAAAAGGTAGTTGAAATAAAGTCCAGAAATGAAAAGGCGAAAGCTGATGCTAGAAAGGCATTAGATATAATTAAGAATAGATATAATATTGATTGCGAGTTACTCTCATACGAAGAACTCCTAGAGTTATATAAAACCTTACCATTCTCTTTAACTTCAATCATTACGAAATGGATAGAGTCAAAAGATACAACCATTCATAAAGCGGCTCACGGTGAGCTAAATGGGCACTTTAACCTAAGGCATAGTGAAAGTGCTAAAAAGAAAATCGGAGAACATACAAAACGTTTATGGAACTCTGATAGCTTGTCGAGACAAAGAATGATTGAAGGCTTAAAAAAGAGTGGAATCAAAAAGGGGTATATCAAAACTAAAAGAGAGAATCGAATGTGTAAAGAGTGCACTGAAGAGTTCGAGACATTAGTTACATCGCAGCGAAAGTATTGTAGTCAGAAATGCGCTGGGAAAGTTGCAATTAGATTAGCAACAGACCGATATGTTGAAAAACGAACCTTCATACACCATCACATTAGAGAGTATATTATACAGTGGTCAATAGATAATAAAAAGATTGTATCTGAAACGCCTTTCAATAAAATTAAAACAACAATCCATCCACTGATTAAGGATATTCAAAATCAGTTTGGTGTGAAGGACTTTAGAGTAATATCAAAAGCCGTCTTTGGTGAAGATTGTGGAAGAAAAGAACTAATCAAGTTTATGAAAGACGTGTGTAATGAAAAGATATGCTGA
- a CDS encoding SRPBCC family protein, translating into MLAKVERAEAGYTARFEHHWNHSVQEVWSYLTDNEKLAKWFTELHVEELREGGLIKFNMQDGTFEELTIVELKIPSVLAYTWGDDIVHFELDQEPNGCRLVLTEKIKTITPHTPRDLAGWHVCLEVISALLDGRTIDSRKEAWNKWYEKYVQEIQKITNQ; encoded by the coding sequence ATGTTAGCAAAAGTAGAGAGAGCCGAAGCAGGCTATACAGCACGTTTTGAGCATCATTGGAACCATTCTGTCCAAGAAGTCTGGTCCTACTTAACAGACAACGAGAAGCTTGCCAAATGGTTTACGGAGCTTCATGTGGAGGAGTTACGTGAAGGCGGTCTAATAAAGTTTAATATGCAGGATGGCACCTTTGAGGAGCTCACAATAGTTGAACTTAAAATACCATCCGTGTTGGCATATACATGGGGAGATGACATTGTTCATTTCGAGCTAGATCAGGAACCTAACGGATGTCGATTGGTTTTAACTGAAAAAATTAAAACAATAACCCCACATACTCCCAGGGACCTAGCTGGATGGCATGTTTGTTTAGAGGTTATCAGCGCCCTGCTAGATGGCAGAACGATCGACTCCCGAAAAGAAGCGTGGAATAAGTGGTACGAAAAATATGTCCAGGAGATACAAAAGATAACAAACCAATAA
- a CDS encoding biotin/lipoate A/B protein ligase family protein — translation MKKEIWRFIDSGNSSPAFNMALDEALLNWHSEGKIPPVIRFYGWNPATLSVGYFQNVEKEIDLDAVRAYKLGFVRRPTGGRGVLHEHELTYSVIVSEEHPEMPSTVTEAYRVISEGILRGFQRLGLDAYFAVPKTAEERDALKSPRSAVCFDVPSWYELVVEGRKVAGSAQTRQKGVILQHGAILLDIDEDKLFSLFKYSNERVKDRMKHAFKGKAVAINEISPRRITIEEAKEAFYQGFSEGLNIELEPYQLSEEEIAYVNKLAVERYESNEWNFKR, via the coding sequence ATGAAAAAAGAAATTTGGCGTTTTATTGATTCTGGAAATAGCTCACCAGCTTTTAATATGGCTTTGGATGAAGCCTTGCTAAATTGGCATAGCGAAGGTAAAATCCCGCCAGTGATTCGTTTTTATGGTTGGAATCCCGCGACATTATCGGTTGGTTATTTTCAAAATGTGGAGAAGGAAATTGATTTAGATGCTGTTAGAGCTTATAAGCTGGGTTTTGTCAGAAGGCCGACAGGAGGGCGCGGTGTCCTTCATGAACATGAGTTAACGTATAGTGTTATCGTATCTGAAGAGCATCCAGAAATGCCAAGTACTGTTACCGAAGCCTATCGTGTTATTTCTGAAGGGATCTTAAGAGGATTTCAACGTTTAGGGCTTGATGCCTATTTTGCTGTACCGAAGACCGCGGAAGAGCGGGATGCACTAAAAAGTCCACGATCTGCTGTCTGTTTTGATGTTCCAAGCTGGTATGAGTTGGTTGTTGAAGGACGAAAGGTGGCAGGGAGTGCGCAGACAAGGCAGAAGGGTGTAATTTTGCAGCATGGAGCAATTCTATTAGATATTGATGAGGATAAGCTTTTCAGTTTATTCAAGTATTCGAATGAGCGAGTAAAGGACCGAATGAAGCATGCCTTTAAGGGTAAAGCGGTGGCTATTAACGAAATTAGTCCAAGGAGAATTACCATCGAAGAAGCAAAAGAAGCATTTTACCAAGGCTTTTCAGAAGGTCTTAATATTGAACTAGAACCATACCAATTGAGTGAAGAAGAAATAGCTTATGTTAATAAACTCGCTGTAGAACGGTATGAAAGTAATGAGTGGAACTTTAAAAGATGA
- a CDS encoding rhodanese-like domain-containing protein, producing MNTLYTLLIIIVAVVIYSVFTYFYQKRIVKTVTEEEFRAGYRKAQLIDIREPNEFDGGHILGARNIPLSQMKTRIKEIRPDMPVYLYCQSGMRSARAAQLLHRKGYRNLTQLQGGFKKWSGKVKAKK from the coding sequence TTGAATACACTTTATACCCTGTTAATCATCATTGTTGCTGTAGTAATTTATTCTGTTTTCACCTATTTTTATCAAAAACGAATTGTTAAAACGGTAACAGAAGAGGAGTTTCGTGCTGGCTATCGCAAAGCACAGCTAATTGATATTCGTGAACCAAACGAATTTGATGGCGGACATATTTTAGGAGCGCGTAATATACCATTGTCGCAAATGAAAACGCGAATTAAGGAAATACGTCCTGATATGCCTGTTTACCTATATTGTCAAAGTGGCATGCGCAGTGCCCGTGCAGCCCAGTTATTACACCGTAAAGGTTATAGAAACCTAACCCAATTACAAGGCGGTTTCAAAAAATGGTCTGGTAAAGTAAAAGCAAAAAAGTAA
- the gcvPB gene encoding aminomethyl-transferring glycine dehydrogenase subunit GcvPB, with the protein MHNQNDQALIFELSTPGRIGYSLPEMDIPEADLGSLLPEGYLREEEPELPEVSELDIMRHYTALSRRNHGVDSGFYPLGSCTMKYNPKINENVARFNGFAHVHPLQDESSVQGALELLYDLQEHLIEITGMDEVTLQPAAGAHGEWTGLMMIRAYHEANGDLKRTKVIVPDSAHGTNPASAAVAGLDIITVKSNEKGLVDLEDLRRVVGEDTAALMLTNPNTLGLFEENIVEMAEIVHGAGGKLYYDGANLNAVLSKARPGDMGFDVVHLNLHKTFTGPHGGGGPGSGPVGVKADLIPYLPKPVIVKRGDEYVFDYDRPQSIGRVKPFYGNFGINVRAYTYIRSMGPDGLKAVTEYAVLNANYMMRRLAEYYDLPFDKHCKHEFVLSGRRQKKLGVRTLDIAKRLLDFGYHPPTIYFPLNVEECIMIEPTETESKETLDSFVDIMIQIAKEAEENPEIVQEAPHTTVVGRMDEATAARKPILRYQKA; encoded by the coding sequence ATGCATAATCAAAATGATCAGGCGCTTATTTTTGAACTTAGTACACCAGGTCGGATTGGATACAGTCTCCCAGAAATGGATATTCCTGAAGCAGATCTGGGTAGCCTTCTACCAGAAGGGTATTTGCGTGAGGAGGAGCCTGAGCTTCCCGAGGTCTCTGAGCTTGATATTATGCGTCACTACACAGCCCTATCTAGAAGAAATCATGGTGTGGATTCCGGATTTTATCCATTAGGTTCTTGTACAATGAAATACAATCCGAAAATCAATGAAAATGTTGCTCGCTTCAATGGGTTTGCCCATGTTCATCCGCTGCAGGATGAAAGTTCAGTCCAAGGCGCTCTTGAACTTCTCTATGATTTGCAAGAGCACTTGATTGAAATTACAGGCATGGATGAAGTGACCTTGCAGCCAGCAGCAGGTGCACACGGTGAATGGACAGGGTTAATGATGATTCGTGCTTATCATGAAGCAAATGGTGATCTAAAACGGACAAAAGTCATCGTTCCTGATTCTGCTCATGGTACCAACCCGGCTTCTGCAGCTGTTGCAGGCCTTGATATAATTACCGTTAAATCGAATGAAAAAGGTTTAGTTGACCTTGAGGATCTAAGAAGGGTCGTGGGCGAGGATACAGCAGCCTTGATGTTAACCAACCCGAATACCTTAGGACTCTTTGAGGAAAATATTGTTGAAATGGCTGAAATTGTCCATGGAGCCGGCGGTAAGCTGTACTATGATGGAGCAAACTTAAATGCTGTTCTTTCAAAGGCAAGACCAGGAGACATGGGATTTGACGTTGTTCATTTAAATCTTCATAAGACATTCACAGGCCCGCATGGCGGTGGCGGTCCAGGTTCTGGTCCAGTCGGAGTGAAAGCAGACCTTATTCCATACTTACCGAAGCCAGTTATTGTGAAACGCGGGGATGAGTATGTATTTGATTATGATCGTCCGCAATCAATTGGTCGCGTTAAGCCATTTTACGGAAACTTTGGAATCAATGTTCGCGCCTACACATACATTCGTTCTATGGGGCCTGACGGCCTTAAAGCCGTAACGGAATACGCGGTATTGAATGCGAATTACATGATGAGACGTTTGGCTGAATATTATGATCTCCCATTTGATAAACATTGTAAGCATGAATTTGTACTAAGCGGCAGACGTCAGAAAAAACTAGGTGTCCGTACGCTTGATATTGCCAAACGCTTGCTGGACTTTGGCTATCATCCGCCAACCATTTACTTCCCATTAAATGTGGAAGAATGTATCATGATTGAACCTACAGAAACTGAGTCAAAAGAAACTCTTGATTCTTTTGTTGATATCATGATTCAAATCGCTAAAGAGGCAGAAGAGAATCCGGAAATCGTTCAAGAGGCACCACACACAACAGTTGTAGGGCGAATGGACGAAGCAACCGCAGCACGCAAACCTATTTTAAGATATCAAAAGGCATAA
- the gcvPA gene encoding aminomethyl-transferring glycine dehydrogenase subunit GcvPA — MKHRYLPMTEEDKGAMLKTIGVSSVDELFSDIPEKVRFNGDYNIKPAKSETALMKELFQLATKNADLKRNVCFLGAGVYDHYMPVIVDHVISRSEFYTAYTPYQPEISQGELQAIFEFQTMICELTGMDVANSSMYDGGTALAEAAMLSAGHTKRKKIIVSSAVHPESREVLKTYAKGQYLEVIEVPVKDGITDIDVLKGLANEEIAAVIVQYPNFFGRIEPLKELEEIIHANKSLFVVSSNPLSLGVLTPPGKYGADIVIGDAQPFGIPTAFGGPHCGYFAVTNKLMRKMPGRLVGQTKDDQGRRGFVLTLQAREQHIRRDKATSNICSNQALNALAASVAMTAIGKKGVREMAGANLQKAHYAKNVCKENGIEVVYDGHLFNEFVIKLNKPVKEINQKLLQKGIIGGYDLGRDYPELSNHMLIAVTEQRSKEEIDTFVKELGDIHA, encoded by the coding sequence ATGAAACATCGTTATTTGCCAATGACTGAAGAAGATAAAGGGGCTATGCTCAAAACAATTGGTGTTTCCTCCGTTGATGAATTGTTTAGCGATATACCAGAGAAAGTCAGATTTAACGGCGATTACAATATTAAACCGGCAAAGTCTGAAACTGCTCTGATGAAGGAATTGTTTCAACTGGCAACGAAGAATGCTGACTTAAAAAGAAACGTATGTTTCTTAGGTGCAGGTGTATATGATCATTACATGCCAGTAATTGTCGACCATGTTATTTCTCGTTCGGAATTTTATACTGCTTATACACCCTACCAGCCAGAGATTTCTCAAGGTGAACTACAGGCAATATTTGAATTCCAGACAATGATTTGTGAGTTAACCGGTATGGATGTGGCCAATTCATCGATGTATGATGGCGGAACCGCGTTAGCAGAAGCTGCCATGCTAAGTGCAGGACATACGAAGCGGAAAAAAATTATTGTATCAAGTGCTGTCCATCCTGAGTCCCGTGAGGTCCTCAAAACTTACGCAAAGGGTCAGTATCTTGAGGTAATTGAAGTACCTGTAAAAGATGGCATTACCGACATAGATGTATTGAAAGGGCTAGCGAACGAAGAAATTGCTGCTGTGATTGTCCAGTACCCTAACTTCTTTGGCCGTATTGAACCCTTAAAAGAGCTTGAAGAAATCATCCATGCGAATAAATCATTGTTTGTCGTTTCAAGTAACCCATTATCACTAGGGGTGTTAACACCTCCAGGAAAATATGGTGCAGATATCGTTATTGGTGATGCACAGCCTTTTGGTATTCCAACCGCCTTTGGTGGACCGCATTGCGGCTATTTTGCAGTGACAAATAAGTTAATGCGTAAGATGCCAGGACGTCTTGTAGGGCAAACGAAGGATGATCAGGGGCGTCGAGGTTTTGTATTGACGCTACAAGCTCGTGAACAGCATATTCGCCGTGATAAAGCGACATCTAATATTTGCTCAAATCAAGCTTTAAATGCACTTGCTGCATCCGTTGCAATGACGGCTATCGGAAAAAAAGGTGTCCGTGAAATGGCTGGTGCAAATTTGCAGAAAGCACACTATGCTAAAAATGTTTGTAAGGAAAATGGTATAGAAGTGGTTTATGACGGTCACTTATTTAATGAATTTGTTATTAAATTAAATAAGCCGGTTAAAGAAATCAATCAAAAGCTATTACAAAAGGGAATCATTGGTGGCTATGATTTAGGCCGTGATTATCCTGAGCTTTCAAATCACATGTTGATTGCCGTAACAGAACAAAGATCGAAAGAAGAAATTGATACTTTTGTGAAAGAATTGGGGGATATCCATGCATAA
- the gcvT gene encoding glycine cleavage system aminomethyltransferase GcvT translates to MTELKRTPLFEVYKEYGGKTIDFGGWELPVQFSSIKEEHEAVRTKAGLFDVSHMGEVEVKGPDSLKYLQKMMTNDFSKMKNGGAKYTAMCYENGGTVDDLLVYKIEENHYLLVVNASNIDKDYKWLEEHLEGEVTIENLSEDTALLAIQGPLAEKVLQKIAGETDLGKIGYFKFQQQVKLNGISALVSRTGYTGEDGFEVYCDSKDAVKIWRDILYAGKEEGVLPCGLGSRDTLRFEATLALYGQELSPEISPLEAGIGFAVKLSKDDDFIGKTALIKQKGNGIGRKLAGIEMIDRGIPRHGYPVYKGEERIGEVTTGTQSPTLKRSIGLVLAKKEYTELGTEVEVEIRGKRIKAIIVPTPFYKKEQ, encoded by the coding sequence ATGACTGAATTAAAACGCACACCGTTATTTGAGGTGTATAAAGAATATGGCGGAAAAACCATTGATTTTGGAGGCTGGGAGTTACCAGTTCAATTTTCAAGTATTAAAGAAGAACATGAAGCCGTTCGGACAAAAGCAGGATTATTTGATGTATCCCATATGGGCGAGGTAGAAGTTAAGGGCCCTGACAGCTTAAAGTACCTACAAAAGATGATGACAAACGATTTTTCAAAAATGAAAAATGGCGGCGCTAAGTATACTGCGATGTGTTATGAAAACGGCGGTACTGTAGATGATTTGCTTGTATATAAAATTGAAGAAAATCATTACTTGTTAGTCGTAAACGCGTCAAATATCGATAAGGATTACAAATGGCTAGAGGAACACCTAGAGGGTGAGGTTACGATTGAAAACCTTTCTGAAGATACTGCCCTATTAGCCATTCAAGGCCCTCTGGCTGAAAAGGTTCTCCAAAAAATTGCTGGTGAAACTGATTTAGGCAAAATAGGCTATTTTAAGTTTCAGCAACAGGTCAAATTGAATGGTATAAGTGCACTTGTTTCTAGAACAGGATATACCGGTGAAGATGGTTTTGAGGTGTATTGTGACTCAAAGGATGCGGTCAAGATATGGAGAGATATTCTATATGCAGGTAAAGAAGAAGGGGTATTACCATGCGGATTAGGTTCGCGGGACACACTTCGCTTTGAAGCGACTCTAGCTCTTTATGGACAAGAATTATCACCAGAAATCTCACCGTTAGAAGCAGGAATTGGCTTTGCCGTGAAATTATCTAAAGACGATGATTTTATCGGTAAAACTGCCTTAATTAAGCAAAAAGGAAATGGTATAGGAAGAAAATTAGCGGGAATTGAAATGATTGACAGAGGAATTCCGCGTCATGGCTATCCGGTTTATAAGGGGGAGGAGCGAATCGGTGAGGTTACAACCGGTACGCAGTCACCAACATTGAAAAGAAGTATTGGGCTTGTACTTGCAAAAAAGGAATATACTGAGCTTGGTACAGAGGTTGAGGTTGAAATCCGCGGGAAACGAATAAAAGCAATTATTGTCCCAACACCTTTTTATAAAAAAGAACAGTAA
- a CDS encoding SNF2-related protein: MTVQIEFESSWQEEFLHRIENDGPWGNWELYKLAVGVEEHLVIPEFEGLQAPSHLPNLTPLPHQLETAKQVIENMNGKAILADEVGLGKTIEAGLILKEYMIRGLVKKVLILVPASLVTQWAIELNSKFFIPAISQRKSYVWEQCDVVVSSIDTAKRDPHREIIYKQDYDLIIIDEAHKLKNNKTKNYEFVQNLKKKFCLLLTATPIQNRIEEIFNLVSLLKPGHLGSETTFYEKYKRDARSLNDDEHLKELVNKVMIRNRRADTGIEWTKRHVETIPIEFTTQEKELYEAITALKSETDWAQASAFSVMTLQREACSSRESVFYTLKNMLKRKEEPTRAFEEQIQYLISKVEAVQSNSKAEKALELIKSIDDKVIIFTEYRATQMYLQWFLKQHGISSVPFRGGFKRGKKDWMRELFQKQIQVLIATEAGGEGINLQFCNHIINFDLPWNPMKLEQRIGRIHRLGQEKDVMIYNFAIQNTIEEHILKLLYEKIDLFEKVIGELDDILTKLEFGNFEDHLIDIFGQSSSEGEMRIKMENLTSMIEFATDIKEGDAHAAAGNS, encoded by the coding sequence ATGACCGTCCAAATTGAATTTGAATCCTCCTGGCAGGAAGAATTTTTACATAGGATTGAGAACGATGGCCCTTGGGGTAATTGGGAGCTTTATAAACTTGCAGTTGGTGTTGAAGAACACCTTGTCATTCCAGAGTTTGAAGGTTTACAAGCGCCCAGTCACTTGCCCAATCTAACTCCCCTCCCGCACCAGCTCGAAACCGCAAAACAAGTAATTGAAAATATGAATGGAAAGGCGATACTTGCTGATGAAGTGGGACTAGGGAAAACGATCGAAGCAGGATTAATTTTAAAAGAATATATGATTAGGGGTCTAGTGAAGAAGGTACTCATCTTAGTTCCAGCATCCTTGGTCACTCAATGGGCTATTGAATTAAATAGTAAGTTCTTTATTCCAGCGATATCACAAAGAAAAAGCTATGTTTGGGAACAGTGTGATGTAGTTGTATCATCAATCGATACGGCCAAAAGGGACCCACACCGAGAAATCATCTATAAGCAGGACTATGACTTAATTATTATTGATGAGGCTCATAAGCTTAAGAATAACAAAACGAAAAACTATGAATTTGTTCAAAATTTGAAAAAAAAGTTTTGTCTCTTGTTAACAGCCACACCAATTCAAAACCGAATAGAAGAAATTTTCAACCTTGTCTCTCTCTTAAAACCTGGCCATTTGGGCAGTGAAACGACATTCTATGAAAAATACAAACGGGATGCTCGTTCATTAAATGACGATGAACATTTAAAAGAATTGGTAAATAAGGTAATGATCCGAAATCGGCGTGCAGATACGGGGATTGAATGGACAAAAAGGCATGTCGAAACGATTCCAATTGAATTTACTACCCAAGAAAAGGAGTTATACGAAGCAATTACTGCATTAAAGAGCGAGACCGATTGGGCTCAGGCGAGTGCTTTCTCGGTAATGACTTTACAGCGTGAGGCTTGCAGCAGCAGGGAATCTGTCTTTTATACGCTTAAAAATATGCTCAAAAGAAAGGAAGAACCCACTCGTGCCTTCGAAGAGCAAATCCAATATTTGATTTCTAAGGTTGAAGCGGTTCAAAGCAATTCTAAAGCAGAAAAAGCGCTTGAGCTGATAAAAAGTATTGATGATAAAGTCATCATTTTTACGGAATATCGTGCAACCCAAATGTATCTACAATGGTTTTTAAAACAACACGGAATTTCGTCTGTTCCCTTTCGGGGCGGGTTTAAACGCGGAAAAAAAGACTGGATGCGTGAGTTGTTTCAGAAGCAAATACAAGTGTTAATAGCCACAGAAGCTGGCGGTGAAGGAATTAATCTACAATTTTGTAATCATATCATTAACTTTGACCTGCCCTGGAATCCGATGAAGCTCGAGCAGCGGATTGGAAGAATTCATCGTCTCGGCCAAGAGAAGGATGTTATGATTTATAATTTTGCCATTCAAAATACTATCGAGGAACATATTTTGAAGCTTCTTTATGAAAAAATCGATTTATTTGAAAAGGTAATCGGGGAATTGGATGATATTTTAACAAAATTAGAATTCGGCAATTTTGAAGACCATCTGATTGATATTTTTGGACAATCTAGTTCAGAAGGTGAAATGAGGATTAAAATGGAAAACTTAACATCCATGATCGAATTTGCCACTGATATTAAGGAGGGTGATGCGCATGCAGCAGCAGGAAATTCATAA